The following coding sequences are from one Dreissena polymorpha isolate Duluth1 chromosome 8, UMN_Dpol_1.0, whole genome shotgun sequence window:
- the LOC127842496 gene encoding protein BCCIP homolog, producing the protein MAASKKKRVEEEMDDENIDVDEDELDEEGTNSEDDDEAMDQEVQLDFEARIPEDCDFHGIKTLLQQVFLKANVNLSQLTDTIISQNYIGSVMKQPYSPEDNDDDDDDDDDSVLALTSVINLTERKDLDCVKQIRGLLLDKCKACCPKELDKFTSALDNPDKHVGYLISERFLNLPPTLAVPMFEALVKEMTKACQKEMKYNFAYYVLICKTYEMKAAHNVRQMIFSNSEEELFCDASEVSFQFSVADQRDGVVEKWSAEEDMEPFRTVLLLPAYKLMPVIETIKQELAKT; encoded by the exons ATGGCTGCTTCAAAAAAGAAACGTGTGGAAGAAGAAATGGACGACGAGAATATTGACGTGGATGAAGATGAATTAGATGAAGAAGGCACTAATTCAGAAGATGACGATGAAGCGATGGATCAG GAGGTACAGCTGGACTTTGAAGCTAGGATTCCTGAAGATTGCGATTTCCATGGCATCAAAACATTACTTCAGCAG GTGTTTTTAAAAGCCAATGTGAATTTATCGCAGTTGACAGACACCATCATCTCTCAAAATTACATCGGCAGTGTCATGAAG CAACCATACAGTCCTGaagataatgacgatgatgatgatgacgatgatgattcgGTGCTGGCACTGACATCAGTTATCAACCTCACAGAAAGAAAG GACCTAGACTGTGTGAAGCAGATCCGAGGACTGCTGCTGGACAAGTGCAAGGCTTGTTGCCCGAAGGAGTTGGACAAGTTCACTTCTGCATTAGACAATCCGGACAAGCATGTGGGATATCTGATCAGTGAACGCTTCCTGAACCTTCCCCCTACCCTGGCCGTGCCAATGTTTGAAGCTTTAGT GAAGGAGATGACGAAAGCATGTCAGAAGGAAATGAAGTACAACTTTGCCTACTATGTGCTCATCTGCAAGACATACGAGATGAAGGCGGCTCACAACGTCAGACAAATGATATTCTCTAACTCAGAGGAGGAGCTGTTTTGTGAC GCCAGTGAGGTGAGTTTCCAGTTCTCGGTGGCTGACCAGCGTGACGGGGTGGTGGAGAAGTGGAGCGCAGAGGAGGACATGGAGCCATTCAGAACTGTGCTCCTGCTCCCT